The window CAAAGCAAGGGAAAGGATAATTGAATAGAATGTTATAGAACGCAGTTCTATATCACCTCAACCGCCCCTGCGGGGCACCTTCCCCTCAAGGGGAAGGCTTTAGAACCGCCCGCCGCGCAGGCGAATAGGAGTCTTAGAACCTTGGTTCTAAAAATTTGTCCTTGCTTTAAAAGCAAGAGAAATGTTTCAAAAGCAGCGCTTTTGTGAAAAGTACGCCCCCGGCAGGGGGATAAAGTCTTTAGAACGGAGTTCTAAAAATTGTCCTTGCTTTTAAGCAAGAAAAAGGATAATTGAATAGGAAGTTATAGAACGCAGTTCTAAAGAAACTCCCCGCCTCGCATGAGAGGCGTATGCCCTCCCCCCCTTGGGGGTGTGGGGGGTAAAAATTTTGTTAAAATGTGTATTAAAACCTTGGTTATGCGCTCTGTTTGTGGTAAAATAAACTCAAATAGCAAATTATAACACCTAATTTACTTTAAAAGGAGATGTTTAAAATATGCCTCAGGTAGTTACGGCGCTCGTAGAGGACGGCGACAAAATATTCATCGCGCAGAGAAGCAAAGAAGACGAGCTTCCGCTCATGTGGGAGTTTCCGGGCGGAAAAGTGCGCCCCGGCGAGCCAAGCGACGAAGCCATAAAGCGCGAATACAAAGAGGAGCTCAATCTTGATATCGAGGTGACGGGTCTTTACTCCAAGGGCGTTTACGCTTTTATGAAATGGGAAGTCGAGGTCATAATGTACCGTGCGAAGATAGTGGGCGGCGAGCTTACTTTAAACGAACATAACGACTATACATGGGTCACGAGAAAGGAGCTTCGGGATTATGAAATAATCCCGCCCTATAAGCATTTTTACGATCAGCTTGTTGCCGAAGGAGAAAAAGAAGCATAAATCGTCAAAATAAAAAGACGAACGGAC of the Clostridia bacterium genome contains:
- a CDS encoding NUDIX domain-containing protein, with product MPQVVTALVEDGDKIFIAQRSKEDELPLMWEFPGGKVRPGEPSDEAIKREYKEELNLDIEVTGLYSKGVYAFMKWEVEVIMYRAKIVGGELTLNEHNDYTWVTRKELRDYEIIPPYKHFYDQLVAEGEKEA